The following are encoded in a window of Lactobacillus panisapium genomic DNA:
- a CDS encoding branched-chain amino acid aminotransferase: protein MKQRVEDLDWKNLGFVYRDLPYRYEAKYKDGEWQEGKLVEDSTITLSEGAEVLHYGQEIFEGLKAYRREDGKINLFRPDQNAHRFTLSAQRLAMPPFPEDRFVEAVKQVVHANEEFVPPYDSGATLYLRPFMVGTSNVLGVQAADEYVFRIFAVPVGAYIKGLNPADYIVSDYDRAAYAGTGQAKTSGNYASSLLPSVEAHKNGYADCLYLDPREHKYVDEFGGANFYGITQEGQFVTPKSKSILISITKRSLLELAKEQGLNPVERQITLEEAFKMKEAGAMGTAAVISPVGSITYNGKKHVIYSETETGPVTTKLYNELVDIQYGKKKGPEGWVQTLD, encoded by the coding sequence ATGAAACAACGAGTAGAAGATCTTGATTGGAAAAATTTAGGCTTCGTTTATCGCGATTTACCATATCGCTATGAAGCTAAATATAAAGACGGCGAATGGCAAGAAGGAAAGTTGGTTGAGGATTCAACCATTACCCTTTCCGAAGGGGCAGAAGTACTGCACTATGGCCAAGAGATTTTTGAAGGTTTGAAAGCCTACCGGCGTGAGGACGGTAAAATCAACTTGTTTCGCCCAGATCAAAACGCTCATCGTTTTACTTTGTCAGCTCAGCGCTTGGCAATGCCACCATTTCCTGAAGACCGGTTTGTAGAGGCAGTAAAGCAAGTGGTGCATGCGAATGAAGAATTTGTGCCACCATATGATAGTGGCGCAACTCTTTATTTACGTCCATTCATGGTTGGTACCTCAAATGTTTTGGGTGTTCAAGCTGCCGATGAATACGTTTTTCGGATTTTTGCCGTTCCGGTAGGGGCTTATATCAAGGGCTTGAACCCAGCCGACTATATTGTCAGCGATTATGACCGTGCTGCCTATGCGGGAACTGGTCAAGCTAAAACCTCAGGTAACTATGCCAGCAGTTTATTGCCGTCGGTTGAGGCGCATAAGAATGGCTATGCCGATTGTTTGTATCTTGATCCACGTGAACATAAATATGTTGATGAGTTTGGTGGCGCCAACTTTTATGGCATTACCCAAGAAGGGCAATTTGTTACCCCTAAGTCAAAATCGATTTTAATTTCAATTACCAAACGGTCCTTGTTAGAGCTTGCTAAGGAGCAGGGATTAAATCCGGTTGAGCGTCAGATTACCTTGGAAGAAGCTTTTAAGATGAAGGAAGCTGGTGCAATGGGTACCGCAGCTGTTATTTCGCCGGTGGGCTCCATTACCTATAATGGTAAAAAGCATGTTATTTACAGTGAAACGGAAACTGGTCCGGTGAC
- a CDS encoding ATP-dependent Clp protease ATP-binding subunit: MAYFDNEFDNLFNELNNSFFNNDDNGSIPVHYSSMNISPQGMNQNGQMPGQPKKEKPIGVDLVEQAKNNKYDPVIGRDEQIQEVIEILSRRKKNNPVLVGPAGVGKTAIVEGLAQKIASGDVPDKMKDKHIIAININDMVAGSSLRGSFEERLKKVIDEAKKNPNIILFIDEIHNIVGAGSTDSENNSGDAANILKPALASGDLNLIGATTTGEYRRIENDAALARRFQPVQVPEPSADVTVKILEGLKKKYEDYHHVKYSDSALRLAVELSQRYIQGRYLPDKAIDLMDEAGAKKGLDTIPSDEASIKKRIASLEKEKEEAAKNEDYNKASDLKKKIEELREKADHVDDAATPRVTDQDIYALIEAKTKIPMSELHASEGQKNLDLAAKLKKAVIDQDNAIDVITDAIARKQVFKDNNRPTGSFLLTGPTGVGKTELAKQLAIQLFGGENHLIRLDMSEYQDQMAVNKLIGSAPGYVGYGEGGQLTEKVRHQPYSLILFDEIEKANPQVFNALLQIMDDGRLTDAQGRTVSFKDTILIMTSNAGYSDNLLKDGKVDHDKMIKALEAYFRPEFLNRLDAIVPFNSLTEEDMTKIIDIYLKKMSHVLAKRDVKVEISPEAKAYLAEKGYDKKFGARPLRRVVEQDLETPIAKLLMKEPDTKEVKFTADDQHVYLNGDAVLTITPKADKTDKTKSETKENKD, translated from the coding sequence ATGGCATATTTTGATAACGAATTTGACAATCTATTTAACGAATTAAATAATTCTTTCTTTAACAATGATGATAATGGCTCGATTCCAGTTCACTATTCGAGCATGAATATTTCTCCACAAGGCATGAACCAGAACGGTCAAATGCCTGGTCAACCAAAAAAGGAAAAACCAATTGGCGTTGACTTAGTCGAGCAAGCTAAAAACAATAAATACGATCCTGTAATTGGTCGTGATGAACAAATCCAAGAAGTAATTGAAATTTTAAGCAGACGTAAAAAGAATAATCCGGTTTTAGTCGGACCTGCAGGTGTTGGTAAAACCGCGATTGTTGAGGGCTTAGCACAAAAAATTGCTTCAGGTGATGTTCCTGACAAGATGAAAGATAAGCATATTATTGCAATTAACATTAATGATATGGTTGCGGGTTCTAGCCTTCGTGGTAGTTTCGAAGAGCGCCTGAAGAAGGTAATTGATGAAGCTAAAAAGAATCCAAACATCATCTTATTCATTGATGAAATTCATAACATTGTTGGTGCAGGTTCAACTGATTCTGAAAATAATAGTGGCGATGCTGCTAACATTTTGAAACCAGCTCTGGCTAGTGGTGACTTGAACTTAATCGGTGCAACGACAACAGGAGAATACCGTCGAATTGAAAATGATGCTGCTTTGGCACGTCGTTTCCAGCCAGTACAAGTTCCAGAGCCATCCGCTGATGTAACGGTTAAAATTTTAGAGGGTTTAAAGAAAAAGTATGAAGACTATCACCACGTTAAATACAGTGACAGTGCTTTACGCTTAGCCGTTGAATTATCACAACGCTACATTCAGGGTCGCTATTTGCCAGATAAGGCAATTGACTTAATGGACGAAGCTGGTGCTAAGAAGGGTCTTGACACTATTCCTAGTGATGAAGCATCAATTAAAAAGAGAATTGCTAGTCTTGAAAAGGAAAAAGAAGAGGCCGCTAAAAATGAGGACTACAACAAAGCTAGTGATTTGAAGAAGAAGATTGAGGAGTTACGTGAAAAAGCTGATCACGTTGATGATGCTGCAACTCCACGCGTAACCGACCAAGACATCTATGCTTTAATTGAAGCAAAAACTAAGATTCCAATGAGCGAACTTCATGCCAGTGAGGGACAAAAGAACCTTGATTTAGCTGCTAAATTAAAGAAGGCCGTTATTGATCAGGATAATGCAATTGACGTGATTACTGATGCAATTGCCCGTAAGCAAGTATTCAAGGATAACAATCGTCCAACTGGGTCATTCCTACTGACTGGTCCAACTGGTGTTGGTAAAACTGAGCTGGCTAAACAATTGGCAATTCAATTGTTCGGCGGTGAAAATCACCTGATTAGACTTGATATGTCCGAGTACCAAGACCAAATGGCAGTTAATAAACTGATTGGTTCAGCACCAGGCTATGTTGGCTACGGTGAAGGTGGACAATTAACTGAAAAAGTACGGCATCAACCATATAGCTTGATTTTGTTTGACGAAATTGAAAAAGCTAATCCACAAGTCTTTAACGCATTATTACAAATTATGGATGATGGTCGCTTAACCGATGCCCAAGGTAGAACTGTTTCATTTAAAGATACAATATTGATCATGACTTCAAATGCTGGGTATTCTGATAACTTACTCAAGGATGGTAAGGTGGACCATGATAAAATGATCAAAGCCTTAGAAGCTTACTTCAGACCAGAGTTTTTGAACCGGCTTGATGCAATCGTACCGTTCAATTCACTGACCGAAGAAGATATGACTAAGATCATTGATATTTACTTAAAGAAGATGTCACATGTCTTAGCTAAGAGGGATGTGAAAGTAGAAATTTCCCCTGAAGCAAAAGCTTACTTGGCAGAAAAAGGCTACGATAAGAAATTTGGTGCACGGCCACTACGTCGGGTAGTTGAGCAAGATTTGGAAACTCCAATTGCAAAATTGCTAATGAAGGAGCCTGACACCAAAGAAGTTAAGTTTACTGCAGATGACCAGCATGTTTACTTAAATGGTGATGCAGTTTTAACTATTACACCAAAAGCTGATAAGACCGATAAAACTAAATCTGAAACTAAAGAAAATAAGGACTAA
- a CDS encoding ATP-binding cassette domain-containing protein: MKYQEQPTKIEVIGGRVNNLKNINVAIPLHRFVAISGLSGSGKSSLAMGILYSEGARRYLDSLAAYTKRRISQVGRAQVDEVKHIPSALALRQRPSIPGVRSTVGTVTEVFNVLRLIFSRLGSPVCPNGHRMAPTIKIAEAMDLTGEAMGRLTCPTCGEQFYAFSAEDFAFNSDGACKKCQGLGTVEQIDDSKIIANEELTLENGAMATWQIPGRNWMWRIARELGVRTDVPYKDLTKAEKEIVLHGKERKVPVDLPTSTGRVYHLDALYENAYNAVANSRKTTKSERGLERINSFYRFKTCPRCHGHRIDPSRWSQLVAGKNIVEAEQLTLGELDDYMKEIAAWLPDDMQALAQNLTGELLHQVKPLLKLGLDYLSLARQANSLSTGELQRIQLGRTLRTETTGVLYVLDEPSVGLHPDNVAGLIEVFHELVNQGNSLVVVDHETSIISAADWIVEIGPGSGSQGGQIIAEGSPKEIAQKPESLIGPYLKGTAPLYVRPQVDAKKLFSEGTIKFTVKGRFNLQNVHTQIPVGRLTAVTGFSGAGKTTLILDSLIPALNAQEKQVDGPSWVKDLTSGGIKNVISVDSSPVGKNQRSTVATYTDIMDNLRKLFARQPLAQKLKYKAAHFSYNNKEGACPACGGTGAISLDIQYLPDMVETCSVCGGHRFNQDVLRVKWHGLSIADVLDYSVDDALKEQLFRDEPKIEKTITTLHDMGLGYLHLGESTPALSGGEAQRLKLTSHLHRRQKGSLFVFDEPTVGLHPHDVRTLLAVFQKLLKQKATIITITHDLDIMANSDYMIDMGPRGGLQGGKIVACGQPVDISHKKDSLTAKYLAEHMNLYQK; this comes from the coding sequence ATGAAATATCAAGAACAGCCGACTAAAATCGAAGTTATTGGTGGCAGGGTCAACAATTTAAAAAATATCAATGTGGCCATTCCATTGCACCGATTTGTGGCAATATCAGGTTTAAGTGGTTCGGGTAAATCTAGTTTGGCAATGGGCATTCTGTATTCTGAAGGTGCCCGGCGCTACCTTGATTCGCTGGCGGCTTACACTAAAAGGCGAATAAGTCAGGTCGGGCGGGCACAAGTCGATGAGGTAAAGCACATCCCTTCGGCATTAGCCTTGCGCCAGCGGCCGAGTATTCCAGGCGTCCGGTCAACCGTTGGCACGGTAACAGAAGTTTTCAATGTTTTACGGCTAATTTTTTCCCGGTTAGGTTCGCCAGTTTGTCCCAATGGCCACCGGATGGCGCCAACAATCAAGATTGCTGAAGCGATGGATTTAACCGGTGAGGCAATGGGGCGTCTCACTTGCCCAACTTGTGGCGAACAATTCTATGCTTTTAGTGCAGAAGATTTTGCCTTTAATTCCGATGGCGCATGTAAAAAATGCCAAGGTTTAGGAACAGTAGAACAAATTGATGATAGTAAGATTATTGCTAACGAAGAATTAACTCTAGAAAATGGTGCCATGGCGACCTGGCAGATTCCGGGTCGCAATTGGATGTGGCGCATCGCCCGTGAACTTGGTGTTCGGACAGACGTACCGTACAAAGACTTGACTAAAGCAGAAAAGGAAATTGTTTTACACGGCAAGGAACGTAAGGTGCCGGTGGATTTGCCTACTTCAACGGGCCGAGTTTATCATCTCGATGCCTTATATGAAAATGCCTATAATGCTGTGGCCAATTCACGCAAAACTACGAAATCAGAGCGTGGACTGGAACGGATTAACTCTTTTTACCGTTTTAAAACCTGCCCGCGCTGTCATGGGCACCGGATTGACCCAAGTCGCTGGAGTCAATTGGTAGCTGGAAAAAATATTGTTGAGGCAGAACAACTTACGCTCGGTGAACTTGATGATTATATGAAAGAAATCGCAGCCTGGCTGCCAGATGATATGCAAGCTTTAGCGCAAAATCTGACGGGTGAATTGCTGCATCAGGTTAAGCCCCTACTAAAATTAGGGTTAGATTACTTGAGTTTAGCTCGTCAGGCTAATAGTCTTTCAACTGGTGAATTGCAGCGAATTCAATTGGGGCGCACCTTGCGGACAGAAACTACAGGAGTACTTTATGTGCTGGATGAACCATCTGTGGGACTGCACCCAGATAATGTTGCTGGGTTAATTGAGGTTTTTCACGAACTGGTCAATCAAGGCAATTCATTAGTCGTCGTTGATCATGAAACTTCAATTATAAGTGCTGCTGACTGGATTGTTGAAATTGGTCCGGGTTCAGGTTCGCAGGGTGGCCAGATAATTGCTGAAGGTTCGCCAAAAGAAATTGCGCAGAAACCAGAATCCCTAATTGGTCCGTATTTAAAAGGAACAGCTCCGCTTTATGTGCGGCCACAGGTGGATGCAAAGAAGCTTTTTAGTGAAGGCACAATTAAGTTTACTGTCAAAGGCCGCTTTAATTTACAAAATGTTCACACGCAAATTCCGGTTGGGCGGTTGACTGCAGTTACGGGTTTTTCTGGAGCAGGCAAAACAACGTTAATTCTTGATTCGCTCATTCCCGCATTAAATGCGCAAGAAAAACAGGTAGATGGTCCAAGCTGGGTAAAAGATTTGACTAGCGGTGGAATCAAAAACGTTATTAGCGTTGATTCCTCGCCGGTTGGCAAAAATCAGCGTTCTACGGTTGCTACTTATACTGATATTATGGATAATTTGCGCAAATTATTTGCCCGCCAGCCGTTAGCTCAAAAGCTAAAGTATAAGGCAGCGCATTTTTCCTACAATAATAAAGAAGGTGCCTGTCCGGCATGTGGTGGTACCGGAGCAATTTCACTTGATATTCAGTATTTGCCCGATATGGTTGAGACTTGTTCGGTTTGTGGTGGCCACCGGTTTAACCAAGACGTCTTGCGTGTAAAATGGCATGGACTGAGTATTGCAGACGTGCTTGATTATTCGGTTGACGATGCTTTGAAAGAACAGTTATTTAGGGATGAGCCTAAGATTGAAAAAACAATTACCACTTTGCATGATATGGGGCTAGGATACCTGCATTTAGGTGAATCAACACCTGCGTTGTCAGGCGGAGAAGCACAGCGGCTAAAATTGACTAGTCATCTCCACCGGCGGCAAAAAGGCAGTCTCTTTGTCTTTGATGAGCCAACAGTTGGTCTTCATCCACACGATGTTAGGACCTTGCTAGCTGTTTTTCAAAAATTACTGAAGCAGAAGGCAACGATTATTACGATTACTCATGATCTGGATATTATGGCTAATAGTGATTATATGATTGACATGGGTCCACGCGGTGGATTGCAGGGAGGAAAAATTGTTGCATGTGGGCAGCCTGTGGATATATCGCACAAAAAGGATAGTTTAACCGCCAAATATTTGGCTGAACACATGAATTTATATCAAAAATAG
- a CDS encoding alpha/beta hydrolase, whose product MRLHKNPNLKWLTLLITLMVVLAIPSYFWMKRDNKARAERSRSLLSPVIMVPGSSATTERFNDLIDQLNKTTMNQHSVLKVTVSREAKLSYSGSIGKNDLEPIIIIGFANNKDGYANIKKQAYWLDIAFDSLMQNYKFNNFKAFGHSNGGLIWTYWLEHYYAQYASDTKMKRLMTLGTPYNFTESNIKNRTQMLADFIKKRSALPKNLKVYSLSGGKSYESDGIVPETSVAAGKFIFQNQVKSYTAMTVTGEKADHSDLPQNKQVIQAIREYLLRKPDRPVKPGKQLKPRRKDRNT is encoded by the coding sequence ATGCGTTTGCACAAAAATCCTAATTTAAAATGGTTGACTTTGTTAATTACACTCATGGTTGTCCTCGCCATCCCCAGTTATTTTTGGATGAAAAGGGATAATAAAGCCCGAGCCGAACGCAGCCGCTCACTGCTTTCACCGGTAATCATGGTGCCGGGATCGAGTGCAACGACCGAGCGCTTTAATGATTTGATTGACCAACTGAATAAAACAACCATGAATCAGCATAGTGTGCTCAAAGTTACTGTTTCACGTGAAGCAAAGCTGTCATACAGTGGTTCAATTGGGAAAAATGATTTAGAACCGATCATCATTATTGGTTTTGCTAATAATAAGGATGGGTATGCCAATATTAAGAAACAAGCCTATTGGTTGGATATTGCGTTTGACTCATTAATGCAAAATTACAAGTTTAATAATTTTAAGGCCTTCGGTCATTCAAACGGTGGCTTGATTTGGACATATTGGCTGGAGCATTATTATGCACAGTATGCAAGTGACACAAAAATGAAGCGGCTAATGACATTGGGGACGCCGTATAATTTTACTGAGAGCAATATCAAGAATCGCACACAAATGTTAGCTGATTTTATTAAAAAGCGTTCCGCTTTGCCTAAAAACCTTAAGGTTTATTCGTTATCTGGTGGCAAAAGCTACGAATCAGACGGCATTGTACCAGAAACAAGCGTTGCTGCGGGTAAGTTTATTTTTCAAAATCAGGTAAAGTCTTATACAGCGATGACCGTAACCGGCGAGAAAGCCGACCACTCGGATTTACCGCAAAATAAGCAGGTTATCCAGGCAATTCGGGAATACTTATTGAGAAAACCAGATCGACCAGTTAAGCCGGGAAAACAGCTGAAACCAAGAAGAAAGGATCGTAATACATGA
- a CDS encoding PTS sugar transporter subunit IIC has translation MLNILTKSVLRIRQWTFLRAAQRTLVMLMPIAVIGAFFNLLNDLVFSPDGLIYNIFSLDKIMSDHIWYAGSFVCRGMIEITFGVFGVYASYFMARYTARIYHKDSTMSGMTSVLIMLFCSYASNSGHSNQVSFTISLLQINAVFSALIVGFCVGQVFHLLGKNYVPVENESTKWIQHRAWDAVLPFFVSLALGVVLGIIIYELQIKLLNSASFNELVSRLQTTNNLLEVLFLSLIVTFLNWLGIGYPLHAFAGTVNNAYTAENLTYAFQHGSSWNVPYKYLGSSLIKAYGTMGGASVILAVIVLLLLRHGNKEIGAIARLNLIPAAFGSSLGFAAGLPIILNPVFILPSILIPLINMTLAAGAITLRIIPVCVYPILKGTPGLLISFFGTNGNWTALLFVMVLFALDLCLMWPFIRINERVELKLKLSKGGSSNAFAQKS, from the coding sequence ATGTTAAATATACTTACAAAGTCTGTTTTGCGAATTAGGCAATGGACTTTTTTGCGGGCGGCGCAAAGAACCTTAGTGATGCTAATGCCAATTGCTGTTATTGGTGCTTTTTTCAATCTGCTAAATGATTTGGTCTTTTCTCCAGATGGCCTGATTTATAACATTTTTAGTCTTGATAAAATCATGTCTGATCATATTTGGTATGCGGGTTCATTTGTTTGTCGCGGCATGATTGAAATAACGTTTGGGGTATTTGGCGTTTATGCCAGCTATTTTATGGCGCGCTATACCGCTAGAATCTACCATAAAGATTCAACAATGTCAGGAATGACTTCCGTTTTAATTATGCTCTTTTGTTCATATGCCTCTAACAGCGGCCACAGCAATCAAGTATCATTCACAATTAGCCTGTTGCAAATTAATGCTGTTTTTAGTGCATTAATTGTTGGTTTTTGTGTTGGACAGGTGTTTCATTTACTAGGAAAAAATTATGTGCCAGTAGAAAATGAAAGCACAAAGTGGATTCAGCATCGTGCTTGGGACGCAGTGTTGCCCTTTTTTGTTTCACTCGCTTTGGGAGTGGTGCTCGGGATTATTATTTATGAATTACAAATCAAATTACTCAATTCTGCTAGTTTTAACGAATTGGTCAGCCGGCTGCAAACCACGAACAACCTGTTAGAAGTCTTATTCTTATCATTAATAGTAACTTTTCTAAACTGGTTGGGGATCGGCTACCCTTTACATGCTTTTGCTGGCACGGTAAATAATGCTTACACTGCTGAGAATCTGACATATGCGTTTCAGCACGGTAGTTCGTGGAATGTGCCCTACAAGTACTTAGGTAGCTCGTTAATTAAGGCTTACGGTACGATGGGCGGCGCGAGTGTCATTTTAGCGGTGATTGTTTTACTGTTACTGCGGCACGGAAACAAGGAAATCGGCGCAATTGCACGGCTTAATTTAATCCCAGCAGCTTTTGGGTCAAGTTTAGGCTTTGCGGCTGGCCTGCCAATTATTCTTAATCCTGTTTTTATTTTACCAAGTATTTTAATTCCATTAATTAACATGACTTTAGCCGCAGGTGCAATCACATTGCGGATTATTCCTGTTTGTGTATATCCTATTTTAAAGGGAACTCCGGGACTATTGATTTCATTTTTTGGCACTAACGGCAACTGGACGGCTCTTTTGTTTGTGATGGTGCTTTTCGCCCTGGATTTATGCTTAATGTGGCCGTTTATCAGGATAAATGAAAGAGTAGAATTAAAACTGAAGTTGAGTAAAGGGGGCAGCAGCAATGCGTTTGCACAAAAATCCTAA
- a CDS encoding DUF975 family protein produces the protein MTRAELKAEAKSQLHGNWIWAACVSLVLVIIIATLFGPSINTILKTLNDMNEVMGSSHPESVFNPAIWAGSILSNSGSEFLSGFFMLSMAITFLAFTEGRKFNFWRSIFSVFTDNRFVPELLNYILSYIFQILWTCLLIIPGFIKSYSYALTPYIVSDLVASGHEVHATTGITESRRLMNGHKWELFVLDLSFIGWTILAGLTLGIGLIWLIPYKQTTKANFYRNLAGNQFRQ, from the coding sequence ATGACAAGAGCTGAATTAAAAGCTGAAGCTAAAAGTCAGCTGCATGGTAATTGGATCTGGGCAGCTTGCGTTAGCCTAGTGCTTGTAATAATAATTGCTACTTTATTTGGACCAAGTATTAATACTATACTTAAAACATTGAATGATATGAATGAGGTGATGGGAAGTAGCCACCCAGAATCAGTCTTTAACCCAGCAATCTGGGCTGGAAGCATACTGAGCAATAGTGGAAGTGAATTTCTCAGCGGCTTCTTTATGCTGAGCATGGCTATTACCTTTTTAGCTTTTACTGAAGGTCGCAAATTTAATTTTTGGCGCTCGATCTTTTCCGTTTTTACCGATAATCGATTTGTTCCGGAACTATTGAATTACATTTTAAGCTATATTTTTCAAATTTTGTGGACATGTTTACTCATTATTCCCGGCTTTATTAAGTCTTATTCTTATGCCTTAACGCCGTACATTGTCAGTGATCTGGTTGCCAGTGGTCATGAAGTTCATGCAACTACCGGTATTACAGAAAGTAGGCGGCTGATGAACGGACACAAGTGGGAATTATTTGTACTTGATCTCAGTTTCATTGGGTGGACAATTCTTGCAGGGCTTACTCTAGGAATCGGTTTGATTTGGCTTATTCCGTATAAACAGACGACCAAAGCAAACTTTTACCGTAATTTGGCCGGTAACCAATTTAGACAATAA
- a CDS encoding serine hydrolase domain-containing protein: MRQRIDALGIKGSVLVISKGKVLLDYASNNTTDTSYLINSVQKSMTAAMVMKLVQEGKLSLHERLARFYPAIPGAKKITIENLLAMTAGLQLKPGARLGRRHFVSDQDNLACDVKKTVFKPKMLGKWYYSSLNYVYLCGIMTQVTGQSYEQLFRATYVEPLQLKQTEFLWSKPGKIIASRLVPGMIYRGGRYDVVKHKKALQAAHDELGAGSVVMSNHDLAKVMNYILAGSLLSKKSRRELYRARPPYYYNGGFYNDASLGLKTANGAGEGYYTFMRSTKTAKTMIIIQANKTRKGEFAVLKDRIDKIMLQLLKKHGK; the protein is encoded by the coding sequence GTGCGCCAGCGAATTGATGCCTTAGGGATCAAGGGTTCAGTTTTAGTTATTAGCAAAGGCAAAGTTTTGCTTGATTATGCTAGCAATAATACTACTGACACTAGTTATTTAATTAATTCCGTCCAAAAGTCAATGACCGCCGCCATGGTCATGAAGCTAGTGCAGGAGGGCAAGCTGAGCTTGCATGAGCGCTTAGCGCGGTTCTATCCGGCAATACCGGGTGCGAAAAAGATTACGATTGAAAATTTATTGGCAATGACGGCTGGGCTGCAGTTAAAACCAGGAGCGCGGTTAGGCCGGCGGCACTTTGTCTCTGACCAGGATAATCTAGCCTGCGATGTGAAAAAGACGGTGTTTAAGCCGAAGATGTTGGGCAAATGGTATTACAGCTCGCTTAATTATGTATACTTATGCGGCATAATGACGCAGGTAACCGGTCAAAGCTATGAGCAGCTTTTCCGGGCAACATACGTTGAGCCGCTGCAGTTAAAACAGACGGAGTTTTTATGGTCCAAGCCGGGCAAGATTATTGCCAGCCGCTTGGTACCGGGCATGATTTACCGCGGCGGGCGCTATGATGTAGTCAAGCACAAAAAGGCGCTGCAAGCCGCGCATGATGAATTGGGTGCCGGGTCAGTCGTGATGTCAAATCATGATTTAGCCAAGGTAATGAATTATATTCTGGCTGGCAGCCTGCTCAGTAAAAAGAGCCGGCGAGAACTCTACCGGGCGCGTCCGCCATATTATTATAATGGTGGTTTTTATAACGACGCCAGTTTAGGGCTAAAGACGGCTAATGGGGCAGGAGAAGGCTACTACACCTTCATGCGCAGCACGAAGACGGCGAAGACCATGATTATTATTCAGGCCAATAAGACGCGGAAGGGCGAATTTGCGGTTTTGAAAGATCGAATTGATAAAATTATGTTGCAGTTATTGAAGAAACATGGTAAGTAG
- the dltD gene encoding D-alanyl-lipoteichoic acid biosynthesis protein DltD has product MSNKRRLWQIFGPVLCAFILLLVIFLLPWERTFSQDAIYQAANSQTTTVFKGSLMKQDAFKDDYVPFYGSSELSRLDPLHPSVLAQKYHRNYRPFLLGGPGSQSLAQFLGMQGTAKQLKNKKAVVIVSPQWFTKMGQNPDAFALYYSPLQACNFLLDLKKSSRASRYAAKRFLAMPEVKGMVKAGMKKAASGQPLSSVQRFYLENQRRMLNNEDKFFSTFQLRDRLPKINGQAKLLPATDSAKALDRVASQQAAIHTNSNEFGINNRFFKMRLNKRNLAKLKDSQKNFDYTKSVEYSDFELMLHQFAKQHTNVLFIIPPINQKWADYTGLSQTMYQQAVAKIKYQLRSQGFDQVTDLSKRGGEQYFMEDTIHLGWRGWVAVDQAVKPFMAQPDNRYNYNIHNYFYTKKWQKARYEVAAKQKPQNNRLKVK; this is encoded by the coding sequence ATGAGTAACAAACGCCGGCTGTGGCAAATCTTTGGCCCAGTTCTTTGCGCTTTTATCTTATTGCTGGTGATTTTTTTGTTGCCTTGGGAGCGGACCTTTTCGCAGGACGCTATTTATCAGGCGGCCAATTCGCAGACGACCACGGTTTTTAAGGGTTCCTTGATGAAGCAGGATGCCTTTAAGGACGACTACGTGCCCTTTTACGGCTCTAGCGAGTTGTCCCGGCTTGATCCGCTGCACCCCAGCGTGTTGGCCCAAAAATATCACCGCAATTACCGGCCGTTTTTACTAGGCGGGCCGGGCAGCCAGTCGCTAGCCCAATTTTTGGGCATGCAGGGAACGGCCAAGCAGCTAAAAAACAAAAAAGCCGTCGTGATTGTGTCACCGCAATGGTTTACGAAAATGGGGCAAAACCCGGATGCGTTTGCGCTGTATTATTCACCGCTGCAGGCCTGCAACTTCTTGTTAGACCTCAAGAAAAGCAGCCGCGCCAGCCGCTATGCCGCTAAGCGCTTCTTGGCAATGCCGGAAGTCAAGGGCATGGTCAAAGCCGGCATGAAAAAAGCAGCCAGCGGCCAGCCCTTGTCAAGCGTGCAGCGTTTCTACCTCGAAAATCAGCGGCGCATGCTTAACAATGAGGACAAGTTTTTCAGTACCTTCCAATTGCGCGACCGCCTGCCCAAAATAAATGGTCAGGCCAAGCTGCTGCCAGCAACTGACTCGGCCAAGGCACTGGACCGAGTTGCCAGCCAGCAAGCGGCAATTCATACTAATTCCAATGAGTTTGGGATTAACAACCGCTTCTTTAAGATGCGGCTGAATAAGCGCAATCTGGCTAAATTAAAGGACAGTCAGAAAAACTTTGATTATACCAAGTCGGTCGAATACAGCGATTTTGAGCTGATGTTGCACCAGTTTGCCAAGCAGCACACCAATGTCTTGTTCATCATTCCGCCAATTAACCAAAAGTGGGCGGACTATACCGGCTTATCGCAGACGATGTACCAGCAGGCAGTCGCTAAAATTAAGTACCAGCTGCGCAGCCAAGGCTTTGACCAGGTTACCGACTTGTCAAAGCGGGGCGGTGAGCAGTACTTCATGGAAGATACGATTCATTTGGGCTGGCGCGGCTGGGTGGCAGTCGACCAGGCGGTTAAGCCGTTCATGGCGCAGCCCGATAACCGCTACAACTACAACATCCATAACTACTTCTATACCAAGAAGTGGCAAAAAGCCCGCTATGAAGTCGCAGCTAAGCAAAAGCCGCAAAACAATCGTTTAAAAGTAAAATAG